Below is a genomic region from Carassius auratus strain Wakin chromosome 2, ASM336829v1, whole genome shotgun sequence.
TGCTGTTGGACTGTACATCAGCCTGTAACACTGTTTGACCAATCAAATTTGATGACCAAATAACCGTTGTATAATTACTAGTAATGTAATTCCACAATTTTACTTACTTGACAAAGGAAAGTTTTTCTCCATTCCATTTGCGGATGACATTGCCCAGCTTGGCACCATACTTGAACTCAGTCACCCTTCCAATTCCAGTGTACTGGCCCGATGTAATGGGCTCCCCACCGAGATCAATAACCTAATAACATACGTAGTAAGCGATAATACATATCTTGTCatctttttgtatttcttttggaAATGAGTAGAAATACCTCTTGAAAGACAAAAGGTCTGGAACCAGATGGAAACCACTTTGTGTTCAGATTATTAAGACGGCCATAGACAGCAGAAAGATCACCGGGCCACATGTGTTTGCAGGCGTCCACTCTGAACCCAGCCACTCCCATGTCAATCAGCTTGTTCATGTAGTCAGCCACCTTACCGCGCACATAGTCCTTCTCCAAAGCCAAGTCCAGAAGACCGACCAGACGACAGTTTCTCACCTGCCATCATTACAGTGCTCAGATTTGTAATATGGAAATAAGAAGAGTCCACACTGCACAATAAATTGATGGTTAATATCAGAGCTGATCCTCCCTTTACGTAAAGTATGCAAACTGCGTAGGGCCCCCCTTGCTCTCAAAGATGAttcaattttagttttgtttttgaatttggcccacttatgtaatttattttaatgcagttttgcTGTCGTCCTTTCTATATTACAATCAATTAAATCATGTAACATGAATGTTATACAGTGTCTTATTCCAGACAGCCAGATTCGAGACAAAGTGATCTAGGGCGCCCAGATGTCTAGGACCAGCACTGGTTAAAATGAACACTTTGACATGATATCATCTCATACCTGATTGACATCGTTGTAGTTTTCAATGTTTCCACTGCCGGTGTTGCATTTGCCATCATTGAAGTCCAAGTTAGAGTAAGGAACGGTGGGGAAGTCCTTCCTGTTGGCATCGAAATATGAACCACAACTTGAGTGGGTACCAGCTCCACCACCTGCTCCACACATGTGGTTGATGACTGCATCAACATAGATGTAAACCTACAAAACAAACAGAAGTATATGAATTTTACACAGGAAAAATAAAGCAATACACCAGTTATACCCTGTTTGTCTTTTATATTTACCCCAACATTGTTGCACCTAGTGATCATGTCtctcagctcattttcatttcctGATCTTGAACACAGATTGTAACCAATTGGCTGATATCTCTGCCACCAAGGGTGCCAGGGGTTTGTGACAATAATGCTCTCACTTGGAGGGGAGATCTGAAATAGGAAATCAATATTTTCTcataaaagcatataaaaaaaataaagcacatacAATTATAAATTGCAAATGAACACCTTGCAGGCTTAACTATAATGATATGTTAGAAAAATACCTGAACTCCACCATAGCCATTTGGTCCAAGGTAGCGTTCACACTCTGCTGCGATATCAGCCCAGCGCCATTCAAACAGGTGGACGATGGCAGTTTTGCCATCTTTGGTGTTTGGATTAAACTGAGCAAGGCTCAGTCCAAAAAGCGCAGCCAAGATTAAAAGCTTCATCCTTCCCTGGTTCAGAGAAAAACCTACAACATAACCTAGGCTCATGTTCTGTTTATATACAAAATGGCATTTTTACTCTGACCAATCAGGGACCTCAAAGGTTTGGGAAAGCTACTTTTAACAGGTGAAAAACACCGTCCATTTCCCATGGTGGAAACTAAAAATACAGACCTCTTTAAATATACTTATCAGCATAAACATTAAGATATAAAAAACTGTTAGGTAACAAAAGAAACTtaggtaatgaaaaaaaaaatagttttccccTCCAAAAACTCATTGATATCATAAAGATGAAACTATAAGCTGTAAATTATTTCATTGCCAAGTCTAATGCCCGCACTGGCTTTCATTGTACTACATTAAATCAACTTGTATCATataaggtgctatataaataaaattgactttacTTAATGACTTAAGAaccagaaagaagaaaaaaaaaaacactcttgatTCATATGCTATGTAATGAGGTCGTTTTTGAAACTTTCACAAATATtatgtgggaatttttttttaaaacaatacacAATTTATCATGATTAATAGTCCCTGGCTTATATAAGCACTCATTTTGTCTGGATATGcgattgtatgtttttttttttttttttgatgaactactaatagtaatataattaa
It encodes:
- the LOC113115701 gene encoding pancreatic alpha-amylase-like, coding for MSLGYVVGFSLNQGRMKLLILAALFGLSLAQFNPNTKDGKTAIVHLFEWRWADIAAECERYLGPNGYGGVQISPPSESIIVTNPWHPWWQRYQPIGYNLCSRSGNENELRDMITRCNNVGVYIYVDAVINHMCGAGGGAGTHSSCGSYFDANRKDFPTVPYSNLDFNDGKCNTGSGNIENYNDVNQVRNCRLVGLLDLALEKDYVRGKVADYMNKLIDMGVAGFRVDACKHMWPGDLSAVYGRLNNLNTKWFPSGSRPFVFQEVIDLGGEPITSGQYTGIGRVTEFKYGAKLGNVIRKWNGEKLSFVKNWGEGWGFMPSDKALVFVDNHDNQRGHGAGGASIVTFWDARLYKMAVAFMLAHPYGFTRVMSSYRWDRNIVNGQDTNDWQGPPSHGDGSTKPVPINPDSTCGDGWVCEHRWRQIKNMVAFRNVVNGQAFSNWWDNGSNQISFSRGNKGFLVINNDDWELNATLNTGLPGGTYCDVISGQKESGRCTGKQVVVGGDGRASFRISNGEEDPFMAIHSDSKL